A genomic segment from Gavia stellata isolate bGavSte3 chromosome 4, bGavSte3.hap2, whole genome shotgun sequence encodes:
- the MDM2 gene encoding E3 ubiquitin-protein ligase Mdm2 isoform X1 encodes MCNTKMSSLTDASSVTASEQEALVKPKPLLLKLLKLAGAEKDTFTMKEVIFYLGQYIMSKQLYDEKQQHIVHCANDLLGDLFGVTSFSVKEHRRLYSMISRNLIAINPQGSALADTPEDDTRFQLEEENVLKESMQELEEKQTSSNVTSRPTTSSRRRTHSESEENSSDDLHSDRRKRHKSDSISLTFDESLSWCVVSGLCRERSNSSDSTDSLSIPDLDASSLSENSDWFDHSSVSDQFSVEFEVESIYSEDYSHNEEGQELTDEDDEVYQLTIYQDEDSDADSFDEDPEISLADYWKCPECSEMNPPLPRHCHRCWALREDWLPDEKSDKLVKSKLESSFPVESEEGFDVPDCKKVKMTEDKEPAVEENEDKAVQISESQESEDYSQPSTSSSMFCSSQEDYKEPEKREMQDKEESMESSLPVTSIEPCVICQSRPKNGCIVHGKTGHLMSCFTCARKLKKRNKPCPVCRQPIQMIVLTYFS; translated from the exons GTTAAACCAAAGCCACTATTGTTGAAGTTGTTAAAGTTAGCTGGTGCAGAAAAGGACACTTTTACTATGAAGGAG GTAATATTCTATCTTGGACAATATATTATGTCTAAACAATTATATGATGAAAAACAGCAACATATTGTACACTGTGCAAATGATCTCCTGGGGGATTTATTTGGAGTAACAAGCTTTTCAGTAAAAGAACACAG GAGACTATATTCAATGATTTCCAGAAATCTGATAGCAATCAATCCACAAG GCTCTGCACTTGCTGACACACCTGAGGATGACACCAGGTTTCagcttgaagaagaaaatgttctaaag GAATCTATGCAAGAGTTGGAAGAGAAGCAGACTTCATCAAATGTGACTTCCCGACCAACTACATCTTCTAGGAGGAGAACACACAGTGAATCCG AAGAAAATTCTTCAGATGATCTGCATAGTGACAGAAGAAAACGACACAAGTCAGACAGCATTTCATTGACGTTTGATGAGAGTCTCTCATGGTGTGTAGTCAGTGGTCTGTGCCGTGAAAGAAGCAATAGCAGTGATTCAACAGATTCTCTTTCCATTCCT GATCTTGATGCCAGTTCATTAAGCGAAAACTCTGATTGGTTTGACCACAGTTCTGTTTCAGACCAGTTCAGTGTAGAGTTTGAAGTTGAGTCTATTTATTCAGAAGATTATAGCCATAATGAAGAAGGGCAGGAGCTCACAGATGAAGATGATGAG GTGTATCAGCTGACTATTTACCAGGATGAAGATAGTGATGCTGATTCATTTGATGAAGATCCAGAGATTTCTCTAGCT GATTATTGGAAGTGTCCTGAATGTAGCGAAATGAATCCTCCGCTCCCACGACATTGCCACAGATGCTGGGCCCTTCGTGAGGACTGGCTTCCAGATGAAAAGAGCGATAAACTGGTAAAGAGCAAATTAGAAAGTTCCTTCCCTGTAGAGTCTGAAGAAGGCTTTGATGTTCCTGACTGCAAGAAGGTGAAAATGACTGAAGACAAAGAACCAGCTGTAGAGGAGAATGAGGATAAAGCAGTACAAATTTCCGAGTCCCAGGAAAGTGAAGATTATTCTCAGCCATCGACATCGAGCAGCATGTTTTGTAGCAGTCAGGAGGACTATAAGGAAcctgagaagagagaaatgcaagACAAAGAGGAAAGCATGGAATCCAGTCTGCCTGTTACCAGCATAGAGCCCTGTGTCATATGTCAGAGCAGACCTAAAAATGGCTGCATAGTACATGGCAAAACGGGACACCTCATGTCATGTTTCACGTGCGCGAGAAAACTTAAGAAGAGGAACAAACCCTGTCCGGTGTGCAGACAGCCCATACAAATGATTGTACTAACTTATTTTAGTTAG
- the MDM2 gene encoding E3 ubiquitin-protein ligase Mdm2 isoform X2, translating into MCNTKMSSLTDASSVTASEQEALVKPKPLLLKLLKLAGAEKDTFTMKEVIFYLGQYIMSKQLYDEKQQHIVHCANDLLGDLFGVTSFSVKEHRRLYSMISRNLIAINPQGSALADTPEDDTRFQLEEENVLKESMQELEEKQTSSNVTSRPTTSSRRRTHSESENSSDDLHSDRRKRHKSDSISLTFDESLSWCVVSGLCRERSNSSDSTDSLSIPDLDASSLSENSDWFDHSSVSDQFSVEFEVESIYSEDYSHNEEGQELTDEDDEVYQLTIYQDEDSDADSFDEDPEISLADYWKCPECSEMNPPLPRHCHRCWALREDWLPDEKSDKLVKSKLESSFPVESEEGFDVPDCKKVKMTEDKEPAVEENEDKAVQISESQESEDYSQPSTSSSMFCSSQEDYKEPEKREMQDKEESMESSLPVTSIEPCVICQSRPKNGCIVHGKTGHLMSCFTCARKLKKRNKPCPVCRQPIQMIVLTYFS; encoded by the exons GTTAAACCAAAGCCACTATTGTTGAAGTTGTTAAAGTTAGCTGGTGCAGAAAAGGACACTTTTACTATGAAGGAG GTAATATTCTATCTTGGACAATATATTATGTCTAAACAATTATATGATGAAAAACAGCAACATATTGTACACTGTGCAAATGATCTCCTGGGGGATTTATTTGGAGTAACAAGCTTTTCAGTAAAAGAACACAG GAGACTATATTCAATGATTTCCAGAAATCTGATAGCAATCAATCCACAAG GCTCTGCACTTGCTGACACACCTGAGGATGACACCAGGTTTCagcttgaagaagaaaatgttctaaag GAATCTATGCAAGAGTTGGAAGAGAAGCAGACTTCATCAAATGTGACTTCCCGACCAACTACATCTTCTAGGAGGAGAACACACAGTGAATCCG AAAATTCTTCAGATGATCTGCATAGTGACAGAAGAAAACGACACAAGTCAGACAGCATTTCATTGACGTTTGATGAGAGTCTCTCATGGTGTGTAGTCAGTGGTCTGTGCCGTGAAAGAAGCAATAGCAGTGATTCAACAGATTCTCTTTCCATTCCT GATCTTGATGCCAGTTCATTAAGCGAAAACTCTGATTGGTTTGACCACAGTTCTGTTTCAGACCAGTTCAGTGTAGAGTTTGAAGTTGAGTCTATTTATTCAGAAGATTATAGCCATAATGAAGAAGGGCAGGAGCTCACAGATGAAGATGATGAG GTGTATCAGCTGACTATTTACCAGGATGAAGATAGTGATGCTGATTCATTTGATGAAGATCCAGAGATTTCTCTAGCT GATTATTGGAAGTGTCCTGAATGTAGCGAAATGAATCCTCCGCTCCCACGACATTGCCACAGATGCTGGGCCCTTCGTGAGGACTGGCTTCCAGATGAAAAGAGCGATAAACTGGTAAAGAGCAAATTAGAAAGTTCCTTCCCTGTAGAGTCTGAAGAAGGCTTTGATGTTCCTGACTGCAAGAAGGTGAAAATGACTGAAGACAAAGAACCAGCTGTAGAGGAGAATGAGGATAAAGCAGTACAAATTTCCGAGTCCCAGGAAAGTGAAGATTATTCTCAGCCATCGACATCGAGCAGCATGTTTTGTAGCAGTCAGGAGGACTATAAGGAAcctgagaagagagaaatgcaagACAAAGAGGAAAGCATGGAATCCAGTCTGCCTGTTACCAGCATAGAGCCCTGTGTCATATGTCAGAGCAGACCTAAAAATGGCTGCATAGTACATGGCAAAACGGGACACCTCATGTCATGTTTCACGTGCGCGAGAAAACTTAAGAAGAGGAACAAACCCTGTCCGGTGTGCAGACAGCCCATACAAATGATTGTACTAACTTATTTTAGTTAG